In Mucilaginibacter celer, one DNA window encodes the following:
- a CDS encoding SDR family oxidoreductase → MNTLASKVVLITGASRGIGAAIAQKLAAEGAKVIVNYAGGKDAADQTVNSIKQQGGDAIALKADVSKADEVAALFDAAIAHYGKIDVLVNNAGIMITKLLKDTTDEDFARQFSINVTGTFNTLREAATKLADNGSVINFSSTQTRLLTPSYGSYVATKGAVEQLTRVFAKEVGARGINVNAVQPGPVNTELFTKGKPQELIDRLNSLNAFNRLGEPEDIAKVVAFLAGDDAKWISGQIIGLNGAMA, encoded by the coding sequence ATGAACACATTAGCATCAAAAGTAGTATTAATAACCGGCGCTTCAAGAGGCATCGGCGCAGCGATAGCACAAAAATTAGCTGCCGAAGGCGCTAAAGTAATTGTAAACTATGCCGGCGGCAAAGATGCGGCCGACCAAACTGTAAACAGCATTAAACAACAAGGCGGCGATGCCATTGCCCTGAAGGCCGATGTAAGCAAAGCCGATGAGGTAGCCGCTTTATTCGATGCCGCTATTGCCCACTACGGTAAAATAGATGTACTGGTAAACAACGCCGGCATCATGATCACCAAATTATTAAAAGATACTACCGACGAGGATTTTGCCCGCCAGTTTAGTATCAACGTAACCGGCACTTTCAATACCCTGCGCGAAGCCGCCACTAAACTGGCCGATAACGGATCGGTAATTAATTTTTCATCAACACAAACCCGCTTGTTAACCCCATCTTACGGTAGCTACGTTGCAACCAAAGGCGCAGTTGAACAGCTAACCCGTGTATTTGCCAAAGAAGTTGGCGCGCGTGGCATCAATGTAAACGCGGTACAGCCCGGCCCGGTAAATACCGAACTATTCACCAAAGGCAAACCACAGGAACTGATAGACAGGCTTAACTCCCTCAATGCCTTTAACCGCCTGGGCGAGCCTGAAGATATTGCCAAAGTGGTAGCTTTCCTGGCCGGCGATGACGCCAAATGGATAAGTGGCCAAATTATCGGTTTAAATGGCGCAATGGCGTAA
- a CDS encoding acyl-CoA desaturase — MVIIIFFVAHWFLSLFFQTFFLHRYASHKMFTTNKFNEGVFYLLTYICQGSSFLNPRAYAIMHREHHAYSDTEKDPHSPHFFKDVLQMMIYTAKSYRLHVRRLKEPEERFKGNIPEWRFVDFIGSSAVSRISFGILYILFYVEFATAWWMYLLIPIHFLMGPIHGAIVNWCGHKYGYQNFDNGDKSKNTTPFDFLMLGELFQNNHHKHPNKPNFGARWYEIDPVYPVMKLMHWMRIIKLRKAYL; from the coding sequence ATGGTTATCATTATATTTTTCGTAGCGCACTGGTTTCTGTCGCTATTCTTCCAAACATTCTTTTTACACAGGTACGCATCGCATAAAATGTTCACTACCAACAAGTTTAACGAAGGCGTTTTTTACCTGCTTACCTACATTTGCCAGGGTTCATCATTTTTAAACCCACGCGCGTATGCTATTATGCACCGCGAACATCATGCCTACAGCGACACCGAAAAGGACCCGCATTCGCCGCATTTTTTTAAAGATGTTTTACAGATGATGATCTATACGGCCAAAAGCTACAGGCTGCATGTACGCAGGTTAAAAGAGCCTGAAGAACGTTTTAAAGGCAACATCCCCGAATGGCGCTTCGTTGATTTCATCGGCTCTTCGGCAGTGTCACGCATCTCATTCGGCATTTTATATATTTTATTTTATGTAGAATTTGCAACCGCCTGGTGGATGTATCTGTTAATCCCTATCCACTTTTTAATGGGACCAATTCACGGCGCTATTGTTAACTGGTGCGGGCATAAATACGGTTATCAAAATTTTGATAACGGCGATAAATCAAAAAACACCACCCCGTTTGACTTTTTGATGCTTGGCGAACTGTTTCAAAACAATCACCACAAACATCCCAATAAACCCAACTTCGGCGCCAGATGGTACGAGATCGACCCGGTTTATCCCGTAATGAAACTCATGCACTGGATGCGGATAATTAAGCTGCGAAAAGCGTATTTGTAA
- the bshA gene encoding N-acetyl-alpha-D-glucosaminyl L-malate synthase BshA — MKIGIVCYPTFGGSGVVATELGKALAGRGHQVHFVTYNQPARLDLFSENLFYHEVSVSNYPLFDFPPYELALASRLVDVVRHEQLDVLHVHYAIPHASAAFMAKQILMTYGIYIPVVTTLHGTDITLVGKDRTFKPVVTFSINQSDGVTAVSQNLKDDTYKFFEIQKDILVIPNFIDLTRFSLKPKDHFKKAIAPSGEKILVHTSNFRKVKRTEDVIKIFAKVIKKIPSKLLMVGDGPERSMCEQLCRDLGVTDNVRFLGKQDAIEEILSVSDLFLMPSQSESFGLAALEAMACKVPVISSNAGGLPELNVDGLTGFLKDPGDVDGMAEKAIFILEDEERLATFKENALAHAKEFELSNILPMYENFYLEVIEQSKAKAV; from the coding sequence ATGAAAATCGGAATTGTTTGTTACCCAACCTTTGGCGGAAGCGGGGTTGTAGCTACAGAGCTTGGTAAGGCCCTTGCGGGTCGTGGTCACCAGGTTCATTTTGTTACCTATAACCAGCCGGCGCGCCTGGATCTCTTTTCCGAAAATTTGTTTTACCACGAGGTTTCGGTGTCTAATTACCCCCTGTTTGATTTTCCGCCGTATGAGCTGGCCCTGGCCAGTAGACTGGTTGATGTGGTGCGCCACGAACAACTGGATGTACTGCATGTGCATTATGCCATCCCCCATGCTTCGGCCGCGTTTATGGCCAAGCAAATTTTGATGACCTATGGCATTTATATCCCGGTGGTAACAACCCTACACGGTACCGATATTACGTTGGTTGGTAAAGACCGCACCTTTAAACCGGTGGTAACTTTTTCCATTAACCAAAGCGATGGCGTAACCGCCGTATCGCAAAACCTTAAAGACGATACCTATAAATTTTTTGAAATCCAGAAAGATATCCTGGTGATTCCGAACTTTATAGATCTTACCCGTTTCAGCCTCAAGCCTAAAGATCACTTTAAAAAGGCAATCGCTCCTTCGGGCGAAAAAATATTGGTTCACACGTCCAATTTCCGTAAAGTAAAACGCACCGAAGATGTGATCAAGATTTTTGCGAAGGTGATTAAAAAGATCCCATCGAAATTGCTGATGGTGGGCGATGGCCCTGAACGTTCAATGTGCGAACAGCTTTGCCGCGATCTTGGCGTGACCGATAATGTGCGCTTTTTGGGTAAACAGGACGCTATTGAAGAGATTCTTTCGGTATCTGATCTGTTTTTGATGCCTTCACAATCCGAAAGTTTTGGTTTGGCCGCGCTTGAAGCTATGGCCTGCAAAGTACCTGTAATAAGCAGTAACGCCGGCGGTCTGCCCGAGCTGAATGTTGACGGGTTAACCGGTTTTTTGAAGGATCCGGGAGATGTTGACGGCATGGCCGAAAAAGCAATATTTATTTTGGAAGATGAAGAACGTTTAGCTACCTTTAAAGAGAACGCTTTGGCGCACGCTAAAGAGTTCGAACTATCCAATATTTTGCCCATGTACGAAAACTTCTACCTTGAAGTGATTGAGCAAAGCAAGGCCAAAGCTGTTTAA
- a CDS encoding pyridoxal phosphate-dependent aminotransferase: MSVSLLAQNLHGSEIIKIAGEINELKRQGQNIANLTIGDFDSNIYPIPTPLKDKIIDAYNHNQTNYPAADGMLDLRQSVSGFLKKSFDLDYAPNQILISGGSRPLIYSIFLAVVNPGEKVVFPAPSWNNNHYSDLLNAEPVIIPTTPENNFMPTADDIRPHLKGAALLALCSPLNPTGTMFSKKDLEEICDLVIAENKTRTAGEKPLYLLYDQIYSQLTFGDHKHYNPVTLRPELKDYTIFVDGGSKCFAATGVRVGWGFGPELVIENMKAIVGHMGAWSPKPEQMAMAKFLTDESDVNSYLADLKEKIQASLTALHEGFQEMKTSGLNVDSIEPMGAIYLTLKIDYAGKTTPDGKALKDSADINFYLIKEAGAAFVPFSAFGTGDDVNWFRASVGATPLNEIEALIPRVKAALSKLK; encoded by the coding sequence ATGAGTGTTTCTTTATTAGCTCAAAATTTGCACGGCTCCGAGATTATCAAAATCGCGGGCGAGATCAACGAATTAAAACGCCAGGGCCAGAATATCGCTAACTTAACCATCGGCGATTTCGACTCAAACATTTATCCTATCCCTACCCCCTTAAAGGATAAGATCATTGATGCCTATAATCATAACCAAACCAACTATCCGGCTGCCGATGGTATGCTGGATTTGCGCCAGAGTGTAAGCGGCTTTTTAAAAAAGAGCTTCGATCTTGACTATGCTCCCAACCAGATCCTGATTTCGGGCGGTTCACGTCCGTTAATCTATTCTATATTTTTGGCAGTAGTTAATCCCGGCGAAAAAGTGGTTTTCCCTGCCCCATCATGGAACAATAACCACTACAGCGATTTGCTGAACGCCGAACCGGTTATTATCCCAACCACTCCCGAAAATAACTTTATGCCTACGGCCGATGATATCCGTCCGCATTTAAAGGGAGCTGCTTTGTTGGCTTTATGTTCGCCATTAAACCCAACCGGCACCATGTTCAGCAAAAAGGACCTGGAAGAGATTTGCGATTTGGTTATAGCCGAAAACAAAACCCGTACGGCCGGCGAAAAACCATTGTACTTATTGTACGATCAGATCTATTCGCAATTAACTTTTGGCGATCATAAACATTATAACCCGGTAACACTTCGCCCGGAATTAAAAGATTACACCATTTTTGTTGATGGCGGTTCGAAATGTTTTGCAGCTACCGGTGTACGTGTGGGCTGGGGTTTTGGTCCGGAATTGGTAATAGAAAATATGAAAGCCATTGTTGGGCACATGGGCGCCTGGTCGCCAAAGCCTGAGCAGATGGCTATGGCTAAATTTTTAACCGACGAGAGTGATGTAAATTCATACCTTGCTGATTTAAAAGAAAAGATCCAGGCCAGCCTTACGGCACTGCACGAAGGTTTCCAGGAAATGAAAACCAGTGGTTTGAACGTGGATTCGATAGAACCAATGGGTGCCATCTACCTAACCCTGAAAATAGATTACGCCGGCAAAACTACGCCCGATGGCAAGGCGCTTAAAGATTCGGCAGACATTAATTTTTATTTAATTAAAGAAGCCGGAGCCGCATTTGTACCATTTTCAGCATTCGGTACCGGCGATGATGTAAACTGGTTCCGCGCATCGGTTGGCGCTACGCCGCTGAATGAGATTGAGGCTTTGATACCGAGGGTAAAAGCAGCGTTAAGTAAGTTGAAATAA
- a CDS encoding AAA family ATPase: protein MQHRSDVEAADALKQAYQQIRAEIGKVIVGQDEVIKFVLISIFSNGHCLLVGVPGLAKTLLVQTVAQVLDLDFKRIQFTPDLMPSDVIGSEILGEDRNFKFIPGPVFSNIILADEINRTPPKTQAALLEAMQEKAVTAAGITHKLAQPFFVLATQNPIEQEGTYPLPEAQLDRFMFNVALSYPSFKEELQVVKNTTSTNKVEVNKLLNADQIIYFQQLVRNIPVTDNVMEYAVKLVSKTRPNGEFATPQINRLLSWGAGPRASQFLILGAKCHAVLNGKYSPDIEDVQAVAKPILSHRIVRSYHAEAEGLSASDIIEKLY from the coding sequence ATGCAACACCGTTCTGATGTAGAAGCTGCCGACGCTTTAAAGCAGGCTTACCAGCAAATTCGCGCCGAAATAGGCAAGGTGATAGTAGGCCAGGATGAAGTGATTAAGTTCGTGCTCATCTCTATTTTCAGCAACGGGCATTGCCTACTGGTTGGTGTACCCGGCCTTGCCAAAACGCTGCTGGTGCAAACCGTAGCGCAGGTGCTCGACCTTGATTTTAAACGCATCCAGTTTACGCCCGACCTGATGCCATCAGACGTCATCGGTTCGGAAATTTTGGGCGAAGACCGCAATTTTAAATTCATCCCGGGTCCGGTATTTTCAAACATCATCCTTGCGGATGAAATAAACCGTACACCACCCAAAACGCAGGCGGCTTTGTTAGAAGCCATGCAGGAAAAAGCGGTGACAGCAGCAGGCATTACCCACAAACTGGCACAGCCGTTTTTTGTACTGGCTACCCAAAACCCTATTGAGCAGGAAGGAACCTACCCCCTGCCCGAAGCACAGCTGGACAGGTTTATGTTTAACGTGGCGTTAAGCTATCCATCGTTTAAAGAAGAATTGCAGGTAGTTAAAAACACCACCAGTACCAATAAGGTTGAGGTTAACAAGCTGCTTAATGCCGATCAGATCATTTATTTTCAGCAACTGGTGCGCAACATCCCGGTTACCGATAATGTGATGGAATACGCGGTAAAACTGGTATCAAAAACCCGCCCCAACGGCGAGTTCGCCACACCGCAAATAAACCGGCTGTTAAGCTGGGGGGCCGGCCCGCGGGCATCGCAATTTCTTATCCTTGGTGCTAAATGCCACGCTGTACTTAATGGCAAATATTCGCCAGATATTGAAGATGTGCAGGCCGTGGCCAAACCCATCCTTAGCCACCGTATAGTGCGTAGTTACCATGCCGAAGCAGAAGGCTTATCGGCAAGCGACATTATCGAGAAGTTATATTAA
- a CDS encoding helix-turn-helix domain-containing protein, translating to MPHLDNENQIFNNLYDQYKHLGLPLHLIKHTDFTVFNLRDVNQPSPFKSPLSRLNFFVFAFIKSGDGDYTIDEQNYKLQPGAVYFTNPGHFRSFNWEHIDDVYLFTLSESFLKENVHANIFDEFPFLLAETFPARVLAPEIFAEFETLYHQIRKEYDSESPYRYRIIGNLFVVVLLKFKEYIWKDYNPIYEGNRSSEIVKSFKRLLEKHYRDLAGGLAEQVFRVQDYADAQSLHPNYLSNVIKVKTGKTISTWIAEKTIAEAKALLQNSQASIKEIAFRLGFNEATHFSNYFKKHTDMSPVLFRKEHAGIA from the coding sequence ATGCCGCACCTGGACAACGAAAATCAGATTTTTAATAATCTTTATGATCAGTACAAGCACCTGGGCCTGCCGCTGCACCTTATTAAGCATACCGATTTTACTGTTTTTAACCTGAGGGATGTTAACCAGCCATCGCCATTTAAATCGCCTTTAAGCAGGCTTAACTTTTTTGTTTTCGCCTTTATTAAAAGCGGCGACGGTGATTATACTATAGATGAGCAAAACTACAAACTGCAACCCGGCGCGGTTTACTTTACCAATCCAGGGCACTTCCGCTCGTTTAACTGGGAACATATTGATGATGTGTACCTGTTTACGCTGAGCGAATCGTTTTTGAAGGAAAATGTGCATGCTAATATTTTTGATGAATTTCCCTTTTTGCTGGCCGAAACTTTTCCGGCGCGTGTATTGGCACCCGAAATATTTGCTGAGTTTGAAACTTTGTATCACCAGATCAGGAAGGAGTACGATTCGGAAAGTCCGTACCGCTACCGCATTATCGGTAACCTGTTTGTGGTGGTTTTATTAAAATTTAAAGAATATATCTGGAAGGATTATAACCCCATATACGAGGGTAACCGCAGTTCGGAAATTGTAAAAAGCTTTAAACGCCTGCTCGAAAAACACTACCGCGACCTTGCCGGCGGCCTCGCCGAACAAGTTTTCCGCGTTCAGGATTATGCCGATGCACAAAGCCTGCACCCTAACTATCTCAGCAATGTAATCAAAGTAAAAACCGGCAAAACCATCAGCACCTGGATAGCCGAGAAAACCATTGCCGAGGCCAAAGCATTGCTGCAAAACTCGCAGGCATCCATTAAAGAGATCGCCTTCCGCTTAGGATTTAATGAGGCAACACATTTCAGCAACTATTTTAAAAAGCATACCGATATGTCGCCGGTGTTGTTTAGGAAAGAACATGCGGGGATAGCGTAG
- a CDS encoding VOC family protein: MKNNLNLKINGIQHIGVPVTDIKVSQQFYTRLGFSNVMQATFTDNGGTGTCIMMQRGNMIIELYQLPEAGLAEIRSRRNGHIDHIAFDVDDIDIAYNAVKKAGFDIIEPEPVFLQFWKNGCKYFNITGPDGERLEFNQVL; encoded by the coding sequence ATGAAAAACAACCTCAATTTAAAAATTAACGGCATACAACACATAGGTGTGCCTGTAACTGATATTAAAGTATCACAGCAATTTTACACCCGGTTGGGCTTTAGCAATGTAATGCAGGCCACATTTACTGATAACGGCGGCACCGGCACCTGTATCATGATGCAGCGTGGTAACATGATTATTGAACTATACCAACTGCCCGAAGCCGGCCTGGCAGAGATCCGCTCGCGCCGCAACGGGCATATTGACCATATTGCTTTTGACGTGGATGATATAGATATTGCCTATAACGCTGTTAAAAAAGCCGGTTTTGACATCATCGAACCCGAGCCGGTATTCCTGCAATTCTGGAAAAACGGCTGCAAATATTTTAATATTACCGGGCCGGACGGCGAGCGGCTGGAATTTAACCAGGTGCTTTGA
- a CDS encoding voltage-gated chloride channel family protein: MQNNLFSSQHFSILKNALRFTVIVIPVAAFIGSAVAFFLWLLSGAIHFRFAHSWLLYLLPLAGIAIYFIYKLFGRSAEKGNNLIIDEIHNPGGGVPKRMAPLVLLTTIITHLFGGSAGREGTAVQMGGSIAQMMSKWFKLNPADTQTLLTAGIAAGFGAVFGTPLTGAVFAMEVLTIGRVQYNALLPCLIAGITGDVTVAAWGIHHTAYHIDILPAVPHWFSGYISTDLLLIIKVIVASIAFGLASYLFARMVHGIKSFFTHYVKTPWLIPAIGGLIIIALTFINGKPDYLSLGVDAEHAGAVTIPSAFHAGGADTWSWLWKTIYTTITLGTGFKGGEVTPLFYIGATMGNTLSALLNAPVSLFAALGFIAVFAGATNTPLACTFMGIELFGGEHALLFAIACFTAYLFSGHTGIYSSQRIGVGKVDDMEDKTLSEAMKRDGYLYEKLAKYGFLKRK, from the coding sequence ATGCAAAACAATCTTTTCTCGTCGCAGCATTTTTCAATTTTAAAAAACGCTTTAAGGTTTACGGTGATTGTTATTCCTGTTGCCGCTTTTATCGGTAGCGCGGTAGCTTTCTTTTTGTGGCTTTTGAGCGGGGCTATTCATTTTCGTTTTGCGCATAGCTGGTTGTTGTACCTGCTGCCGCTGGCCGGTATAGCTATTTATTTTATTTATAAACTATTTGGCCGCTCGGCCGAGAAGGGGAACAACCTCATTATTGATGAAATTCATAATCCGGGCGGCGGCGTTCCTAAGCGCATGGCACCGTTGGTTTTACTTACAACTATTATTACTCACCTGTTTGGCGGTTCGGCCGGGCGCGAGGGTACGGCTGTACAAATGGGAGGGAGTATTGCCCAAATGATGAGCAAATGGTTTAAGCTTAACCCTGCCGATACGCAAACTTTGCTCACAGCAGGCATAGCCGCCGGGTTTGGAGCGGTATTTGGCACTCCCCTCACAGGCGCTGTTTTCGCCATGGAAGTGTTAACGATTGGCCGCGTGCAATACAATGCATTGCTGCCATGCCTCATTGCGGGTATTACCGGCGATGTTACCGTTGCTGCCTGGGGCATTCATCATACAGCTTATCATATCGATATTTTGCCAGCCGTTCCGCATTGGTTTTCGGGCTATATTTCAACAGATTTATTGCTTATCATCAAGGTGATTGTCGCCTCAATAGCATTTGGCCTGGCCAGCTACCTGTTTGCACGGATGGTGCATGGTATCAAAAGTTTTTTTACCCATTATGTTAAAACGCCCTGGCTTATTCCGGCTATTGGCGGGTTAATCATCATCGCCTTAACATTCATTAATGGTAAACCCGATTATTTGAGTTTAGGTGTAGATGCTGAGCATGCAGGAGCTGTTACCATTCCCTCGGCTTTTCACGCGGGCGGTGCCGATACCTGGAGCTGGCTATGGAAAACCATTTATACCACCATTACCCTCGGAACAGGTTTTAAGGGCGGAGAGGTTACTCCGTTATTTTATATAGGCGCTACAATGGGCAATACTTTATCTGCATTACTTAACGCTCCGGTGAGCCTGTTTGCCGCTTTAGGTTTTATAGCTGTTTTTGCGGGAGCGACCAATACACCCCTCGCCTGTACTTTTATGGGGATCGAGTTATTCGGCGGAGAGCACGCTCTGCTATTCGCGATAGCTTGTTTTACGGCTTACCTATTTAGCGGGCATACGGGTATTTACAGTTCGCAAAGGATTGGGGTAGGGAAGGTGGATGATATGGAGGATAAAACCCTTTCGGAAGCCATGAAACGCGATGGGTATTTGTATGAAAAGTTGGCGAAGTATGGCTTTTTGAAGCGGAAGTAG
- a CDS encoding VOC family protein, with amino-acid sequence MATINIPENYQAVMPYLIVKNAAEFIQFTQTVFGATEQFKTMRDEHTIMHAEININGSTIMFADATDTYQQQNAGMFVYVESCDDTYQKALDNGAESIMPPADQPYGRSAGVKDPFGNTWWITNLL; translated from the coding sequence ATGGCAACAATCAACATCCCCGAAAATTATCAGGCAGTAATGCCCTATTTAATTGTTAAAAACGCAGCTGAGTTTATCCAATTCACCCAAACTGTTTTTGGCGCTACCGAACAATTTAAAACCATGCGCGATGAGCATACCATTATGCATGCCGAAATAAATATTAATGGCAGCACCATTATGTTTGCCGATGCAACCGATACTTATCAGCAGCAAAATGCCGGTATGTTTGTTTATGTGGAAAGTTGTGATGATACCTATCAAAAAGCATTGGATAATGGTGCAGAAAGCATTATGCCCCCGGCAGATCAGCCTTATGGAAGAAGTGCCGGTGTGAAAGACCCATTTGGGAATACCTGGTGGATTACTAATCTGTTATAA
- a CDS encoding SDR family oxidoreductase has protein sequence MNSLNNKVAVITGSARGLGKAIAERYAALGASIVINYSRDKASADEVVSNIKAMGAKVIAVQADVSKVADIERLFAEAKKEFGKIDIVVANAGIELVETPVVDFTEEQFDRVFGINTKGTYFTMQQAAKNVEDNGRIIYIASSTTSFPVPGMAVYGGSKTTPRYLVDILSKEIGHRGVTVNSIIPFAVDHSGIFAEADSYPALRKQLLDSCPMGRLAEVEDVANVAEFFASDLSSFVNGQHLLVNGGATN, from the coding sequence ATGAACTCATTAAATAATAAAGTAGCAGTAATAACCGGCTCGGCCCGTGGTTTAGGTAAAGCAATTGCAGAACGTTATGCAGCCCTTGGTGCCAGTATCGTAATTAACTATTCGCGCGATAAGGCGTCGGCCGATGAGGTGGTAAGTAACATTAAGGCCATGGGTGCAAAAGTAATTGCCGTACAGGCAGATGTAAGCAAAGTGGCCGATATTGAAAGGCTATTTGCCGAGGCAAAAAAAGAATTTGGTAAGATAGACATAGTAGTAGCCAATGCCGGTATCGAATTGGTTGAAACGCCGGTAGTTGATTTTACCGAAGAACAGTTTGACCGAGTGTTTGGCATCAACACCAAAGGCACTTATTTCACCATGCAGCAGGCTGCCAAAAATGTAGAAGATAACGGCAGGATCATTTACATTGCTTCAAGCACTACTTCATTCCCGGTACCAGGAATGGCCGTGTATGGCGGCAGCAAAACCACGCCACGCTACCTGGTGGATATCCTTTCGAAAGAGATCGGTCACCGCGGTGTAACAGTTAACTCTATCATACCGTTTGCAGTTGATCATTCGGGTATTTTTGCCGAAGCCGATAGCTACCCCGCTTTAAGGAAACAATTGCTGGATAGCTGCCCAATGGGCCGACTGGCCGAAGTGGAAGACGTGGCCAATGTAGCCGAGTTTTTCGCCAGCGATCTGTCGTCCTTTGTGAACGGCCAGCACCTGCTGGTTAACGGCGGCGCAACAAATTAA
- a CDS encoding helix-turn-helix domain-containing protein, which translates to MRYFTIQPPAELKPFVRFYWVLEHELGPDEPSYTYRSVADGCTELVFHYQSSFNELTDKSGQNAGPSGIQFQTTQYRRFITTQSFGIFGAYIYPFAVPYFFNVASSETSNQAFDFDTFLNQAGRELEEQIMLAPDNLKRAETLSTFLIARLRQNTFKDERIITAIRHVIHGKHRLPVIQLADTYSLSARQFDRKFKQYAGFSPKTYMRLVRLQEALKQYNSPKTLTQIALECGYYDQSHFIHDVKAFTGYHPGYYFSGKAEGTEFREI; encoded by the coding sequence ATGCGTTATTTCACCATCCAGCCACCGGCCGAGCTAAAACCCTTTGTAAGATTTTACTGGGTGCTTGAGCATGAACTGGGGCCGGATGAGCCATCGTATACTTACCGCTCGGTTGCCGATGGTTGTACGGAGTTGGTTTTTCATTACCAATCTTCTTTTAACGAACTAACCGATAAAAGCGGGCAAAACGCAGGGCCATCGGGCATCCAGTTTCAAACCACCCAATATCGGCGCTTTATCACCACCCAGAGCTTTGGCATTTTTGGCGCATATATTTACCCTTTTGCAGTGCCTTATTTTTTTAACGTTGCCAGCAGTGAAACCAGCAACCAGGCGTTTGATTTCGATACTTTTTTAAACCAGGCCGGTCGCGAGCTGGAAGAACAGATTATGCTGGCTCCGGATAATTTAAAACGCGCGGAGACATTATCAACATTTTTAATTGCCCGGTTAAGGCAAAATACCTTTAAGGACGAGCGGATCATCACGGCCATTCGCCATGTTATACACGGTAAACATCGACTGCCTGTTATTCAACTGGCTGATACTTACAGCCTGTCGGCAAGGCAGTTCGATCGTAAATTTAAGCAGTATGCCGGTTTTAGCCCTAAAACCTATATGCGCCTGGTACGGTTGCAGGAGGCTCTGAAACAATACAATAGCCCCAAAACCTTAACACAAATAGCCCTGGAATGCGGTTACTACGACCAATCACATTTTATACATGACGTAAAAGCATTTACAGGTTATCATCCTGGCTATTATTTTTCGGGCAAAGCAGAGGGCACGGAATTCCGGGAAATTTAA